A window of Halogeometricum sp. S1BR25-6 genomic DNA:
TCCCCCAGAACCTCCGCATCGGCGGGAACGTCGGGACGTACATCCGCGATAAGCTCTCGGGTCAGCCCGTCACGAAGGGCCAGAGCATCCAGCTCCCCCTCGGATTCGGCTTCATGACCTCCTCGAACCAGTCGGTTCCGGTGAAGGTCGCCTCCACGCAGCCGCAGGGGACGGTCGTCATCACCGACTCCACCGAGGTCCAGATCAGCCAGAAGCCCGCAGAGGAGATTCACGGCTCCGGCGAGGACGGCAGCGGCGAGGGTCCGTCGGTGACCTACGAGGACATCGGCGGCCTCGACCGCGAGCTAGAGCAGGTCCGGGAGATGATCGAACTCCCGATGCGCCACCCGCAGATATTCAAGCGCCTCGGCATCGAACCGCCGAAGGGCGTGCTCCTGCACGGCCCGCCGGGCACCGGGAAGACGCTCATCGCCAAGGCGGTCGCCAACGAGATAGACGCCAGCTTCCACACCATCTCCGGCCCGGAGATCATGTCGAAGTACTACGGCGAGTCCGAAGAGCAGCTCCGCGAGATATTCGAGGAGGCCGAGGAGAGCGCCCCCGCCATCGTCTTCATCGACGAGATAGACTCCATCGCCCCGAAACGCGGCGAGGCCGGCGGCGACGTGGAGCGACGCGTGGTCGCGCAACTGCTCAGCCTGATGGACGGACTGGACGAACGCGGCGAAGTCGTCGTCATCGGCGCGACCAACCGCGTCGACGCAATCGACCCCGCGCTCCGCCGCGGCGGCCGATTCGACCGCGAGATCGAAATCGGCGTGCCGGACCGCGAGGGCCGCAAGGAGATCCTGCAGGTCCACACCCGCAGCATGCCGACCGCCGAGGACGTCGACCTCGATGAGTACGCCGACATCACCCACGGGTTCGTCGGCGCCGACGTCGAGAGCCTCGCGAAGGAGGCCGCGATGAACGCCCTGCGGCGCATCCGCCCGCAGTTGGACCTCGACTCCGACGAGATAGACACCGAAGTGTTGGAGTCACTTGAGGTCCGCGACGACGACTTCAAGGACGCGAAGAAGGGCATCGAACCCTCCGCGCTCCGCGAGGTGTTCGTCGAGGTCCCCGACGTGACGTGGGAGGACGTGGGCGGTCTCGAAGGCACCAAAGAGCGCCTCCGCGAGACCATCCAGTGGCCGCTCGAGTACCCCGAGGTGTTCGAGCAGATGGACATGCAGTCCGCCAAGGGCGTGATGCTGTACGGTCCGCCGGGCACGGGGAAGACCCTGCTCGCGAAGGCCGTCGCCAACGAGTCCGAGTCCAACTTCATCTCGGTGAAGGGGCCGGAACTGCTCAACAAGTACGTCGGCGAGTCCGAGAAGGGCGTCCGCGAGATATTCAAGAAGGCGCGCGAGAACGCCCCGACGGTGGTGTTCTTCGACGAGATAGACTCCATCGCGACCGAGCGCGGTCGTAACTCGGGCGACTCGGGCGTCTCCGAGCGCGTCGTCTCGCAACTCCTGACCGAACTGGACGGCCTCGAATCGCTCGAGGACGTGGTCGTCATCGCCACGTCGAACCGCCCGGACCTCATCGACTCGGCCCTGCTCCGCCCCGGTCGACTCGACCGGCACGTCCACGTGCCGGTGCCCGACGAGGAGGCGCGCCGCGCCATCTTCAACGTGCACACCGAGCACAAACCGCTCGCGGACGACGTCGACCTCGACAAACTCGCGCGGAAGACGGAGGGCTACGTCGGCGCGGACATCGAGGCGGTCTGCCGCGAGGCGTCGATGGCCGCCAGCCGCGAGTTCATCCGCAGCGTGAGTCGCGAGGAGGTCACGGAGTCCATCGGCAACGTCCGCGTCACGATGGACCACTTCGAGACGGCTCTCGACGAGGTTCCCCCGAGCGTCACGGAGGAGACGCGCCGCCGCTACGAGGAGATCGAAGAGCGGTTCCAGAAGAGCGACGTGGAGCGCGAACCCGAGGGCGAGGTCAGCCGGACGTTCCAGTAAGGGACGCCTCGACGCCTCGTACCCCGTATCGCACGTCTCGACGCCCACCCGACCGAGCGTTTTTCTCCGGCGGTTCGACCGGTCGACCGACGACCTTTTAGCGCACCCTACCGCTACGTAGAGATACGTTCTCTCGGGAAGAGACGAAATCCACTAGTTGAGAGTTTATTTTACCGGAAATACGGTGTGTTCGGCGAGCGATTCGACGAACCGGCCGGTGGTGTCGACCGAATCCCTCGAATTCGCACGTCGAACGAAAACCCGTGTCCGCGCCTTACGCGCCCGCTTCGTCGAGGTCCGACAGAATCTGTTCGGCGTGTCCCTCGGGGGAGACGCCCTCGTAGGCGAACGCTATCTTCCCGTCCGGTGCGACGACGTAGGTGTTGCGGAACACGCCGTCGAAGGTGTCGCCGAACATGTTCTTCTCGCCGTAGGAGTCGTAGGCCGAAGCGACCGACCCGTCCTCGTCGGAGAGGAGTGGGAACGGCAGGTCGTGGTCGTTCTCGAACGCCTTGAGGTCCGAGACGGGGTCGTCGCTGATTCCGAGGACGGCGACGCCGCGGTCTTCGAACTCGTCGTAGGCGTCGCGGAACTCGCACGCCTCGGTGGTGCATCCCGGCGTGTTCGCGCGGGGGTAGAAGTAGACGACGACGTACTCGTCCTCGAACTGCGAGAGCGACACGGTCTCGCCGTCCTGATTCTCCAACTCGAAATCCGGCGCCTCGTCACCGACGCTGAGCATGTCTCCTCGGTCGGCCGGGAGCGTCAAAACGGCGCCGGTCGCGGCGAGTCGGTCGGTCCCGTCGACCGAGCGTCAGTCGAGGCGTTCGGCCGCGCCGCGTTCGACGAGGGGGCCGGCGTTCGTCGCCGGCAGGGTGACAACGTCCTCGGTGGCGAGGTCGTACTCGCGTTCGTCGACGCCGAGAATCTGCCCCACGTCGCGGGTGATACGGAGGGTGACGCGGTCGGTGTCGGTGTCGGTATCCGCGTCCGCCGCCGCACCGCCGGCCTCGGAGTCTGTCCCCGTCTCCGACGCGCCGCCGGGTCCACCGGCGTCCGCTCTCGGCGCGTCGTCGACCGGGGGTTCGTCCTCCGCGCCGTCCTCGGCGACAGCCGACCCCTCCGTCGCGGGGCGGTCGGCCTCCGTCTGCCGAGATTCGGCGGGCGCTTCCGCGGCGTCGGCGGACGCCTCGCTCCCGGCGTCTGTCGCCCCTTCGGCGTCCTCTCCGTCCGCCCCGCCGCCCATCGCGTCCGCGAGCACGTCGCCCGACCCGCCCGTCGGCGCGTCGGGGTCCACATCCGGCGGGGCCGGGGGGGCGTCGTCGGTCGGGTCCGCGGCCGTCCCCTCGTCCGTCCCGCGGGTCGCGGAGGAGTCGTCGGCCGGGTCAGTCAGGTCGGCGTCCGGACTCGGTCCCTCGTCGGCCGGCCCGACGGGGTCGGAGGGAACGGAATCGGAGGACGATGCCGCGCCGGAACGCTTGCCCGCGAGGACGTCGAGGACCGTCTCGCGGTTCCCCTTGATGCGGTCGACCAGGTCGTCGAACAGGTTCCGCTCCTCGGCGGTGAGACCGTTGGTATCGGCGCTCATGTCCGCCGCGGCGAAGGAGGCGAGTTTGACCACCTTGCCGACGCGGCGTTCGTAGACGGCCTCGACCACGTCCTCCGCGGTCTCTATCTCGTCCGTGAGGCGACCCACGTCGGGGTCGGAGAACGGGTCGTCCGCGCGGTCCGCCACGCGCTTTCGCTCGGCCTTCTGCCGGGCGATGTAATCGGCCACGTCCTCGTAGAACGAGTCCCGGAGGTGCTGGAGGCTGTCCTTCTGTCGTTCCGTCCGTCGGACGCTCCGTAACTCGTCTAAATCCATTATCTGATCTTCTCCGCGCGACCCCGGGCCATGAGAAAGACCCCGAGGCACTCTTCCACAGACTGGTCACCTTCGCTGAGTGTAAAACTATCGCCGTCGAACTCGACCGGTCCCGGGTCCGTCACGCGGACGTCGATGTCGTTCCCGCGGAAGCGGTCGACGACGGCGTCTTCGAGCGGTTCGAAGCCGTCGATTTCGTCGCGGTCGAGCGCTTTCACCCGCAGCGACGACCCGCCGTGGAGGCTCCCCGGCAGGCGGATGAGTCGCTTCGTGTCCGTCGTCACCGGTTCGTCGATGGGCGCCGTCTCCGCCTCGACGGCCTCGCGCGCCAGGGCGTCCACGAGGATGCGCGTCCCCGGACCGCCGGCCTCGACGTTGCCCTCGCGGATGGCGTCGAAGTTGCCGTGTATCTGCCCGAGGATGGTCTGTGCGCGTCCCTCGCCGATACCCTGCAGTTCCTGCAGTCGCTCCAGCGCCGACGCCTCGTCCATCTCGCGGAGGTCGGCGGCGAGCGTTAGAAGTCTGTCGTGCACGCGCGCGCCCCACCCGCCGCGACGTCGGAGGACGCGCCGGGTCGTTCCCCGGTTCGACTCGGTGCCGATCAATCCCTCTACGTCGAGGTCGATGGCGCGGACGTAGTCGACGATTTCGCGGCGCGCCTCGCTGTCGAGTCCGCGCACCGACTCGTCGCGCACGTGGACGTGGTAGCCGCGACCGCCGGAGAAGACGACCTGCGTCTCGCGGAACTCGAAATCGTCCTCCAGGAAGTCGAGAAGCTTCAACAGGTCCTCCTTACAGGCCGCGAGCATGTCCGCGTACGGGGTCGTCTCGGGGTCGACGCCCGGCAGGTGGTCGGCGTCCAGGTCGAACACGAGGTCGGCCGACCGCCACCCCTTCTCCTCCATCGTCCCCGCGCCGGGGTCGTCGAACCGCGCCGAGGAGAAGTAGACGTGCCGGGGCGCCGTCCGCGCGAGGAAGTCGCTCACGTCTCCGAGGTCGAGGATGGACTGGTGGCGGACCATCGTCGTCCCGCCGGCGCTCCACGGGATGTACCCCCACTCGCGCCGCTCCGAGGCGGGCGGCAGGGAGACCCGCGCGCGGCGGTAGTAGTCGCCGAACCGCCCTTCCAGGTACTCCCGAGTTCGCGCCTCCATAGCTCTGCGGTGATAACGAAGGCGGGAGTAAAGCGGTTGCGTCTTCGGCGGGGCGCCGTCGCGGCCGCCGCCCCGGCGACGACTTCCAACCGGGTCGAACCGCTCGAACGTGTGACGAAGCGAGTCAGCAACTATTGGTAAGCGTTATGGCCGCGAACTCCTTACGTCGTACCATCTCGACGGGCGGTTTCGAGATCGACCGCTCCGGGCCGTCTCCGCCACGTTCTACCGTCCGGTCGTAGTGTAATCCAGATAACTACAACTCCCGTAGTTACTGCTACCAAAACTATAAATAATCCTGATTCAAAAATACAGACTGTAATGGTCGATACTGACTCACGTGAGGGTAGGCGGAAGCTCGGTGGCGTCTCGCGACGGCGCTTCGTGAAGGCGGCAGGTGGCTCCGGTGTTGCTGTCGGTCTGGCGGGCTGTATCAGCAGCACGAACGGAGGCGGCGAGGGCAACGGCGGCGGTTCCACCGACTCCGGAACCGAAACCGCCATCGACACCGGCGAGGTGACCGAGGACATCACCGTCCAGATTGCGGGCGACTCGCGCATGTCCGACAACATCCAGGGCATCCGCGAGATTCTCCACAATCAGGGCGGTCTGGCTGACAACATCACGGTCGAGGTTATCGCCGGGTCGCAGGTGACGAACAACCGGCAGAACCAGTACCAGCAGTGGCTGGGTTCGGGCCGCGAGGAGCCGACGCTCCTGCTCATGGACTCGGGGTGGACCATCCCGTTCATCGCCCGAAACCAGATACAGAACCTCTCTGAGGCGCTGCCGGACGATATGGTCTCGACGGTCGAAAACGAGTACTTCCAGGCCAGCGTCAACACGGCGCAGGGCGAGAACGGGGACTTGTACGGCATCCCGATGTTCCCTGACTTCCCGACGATGCAGTACCGGAAGGACCTGCTCCGGAACGCGGGCTACGGCGACTCGGACTTCGAGACGTGGGCGACGGAGTCGATGTCGTGGGAGCAGTTCTCCAAGGTCACGAAGGAGGCGATGAACGCCAACTCCGACACCCAGTACGGGTACACCTTCCAGGCGTCGGTGTACGAGGGGCTCTCCTGCTGTGACTTCAACGAGTTCATGACCTCCTACGGCGGCGCGTACTTCGGTAACCCCGAGGAGAACCTGTTCGGACCCATCGGCGACCGACCCGTCACCGTCGACGAGCAACCGGTCATCGACTCCATCAAGATGGTCCGGACGTTCATCAACGGCGAGGACGACGAGCACGCCCTCGACGGTATCACCGGCAACATCGCCCCCGAGGCGGTGCTCCAGTGGACCGAGGAGCCGTCGCGCAAGCCGTTCACGGGCGGCGACGCCATCATGCACCGAAACTGGCCGTACTCCATCACCATCAACGGCGCCGAGGACGTCTTCGGCGAGGACCTCGGCGTCATGCCCATCCCGTACGGCGTCACCGCCGACGAGGCCCAGTACCCGATGACGGGCGGCCCCGTGGCCGCCCTCGGCGGCTGGCACATGGCGATGAACCCGAACGCCCCCTCGAAGAAGAAGCAGGCCGGGGTGCAGGTGCTCCGCGCGCTGATGCAACCGGACGCGGCGCTCGCGAACTTCGGTCTGCAGGGGTGGATTCCGCCGCGACCGTCGCTGCTCGACTCCCAGGAGGCGTCCGAAGTCGACGTCATCGGCCGCTACACGCAGCAGCTGAAGGTGGCCGGCGAGAACGCCATCCCCCGACCGGTCACGGTCGTCTGGCCGCAGCAGTCCAGCCAGATAGCGACCGAGGTCAACGCGGCGTACGCACAGGAGAAGGCGCCCGAGAAGGCGATGTCCGATCTGAAGTCGACGCTTCAGCAGATCGAAAACAGCCAGTAAAGCATCGGATAGAGATAAGTCACCCGCGAAACGTTATCATTTATCATGGCAACAGAACAAGACTCAGGAGACACGCTTCGGGATAGCTCCAGAAGCGGTCCGTACGTCTCCGCCGTTCGGTGGATGGAGTCGTTATCCGAGACAC
This region includes:
- a CDS encoding CDC48 family AAA ATPase translates to MKLIVKPLKQKDAGRGLAAIDREAAEELGLEGGDYIRIDGDGGTAIARVWPGYPEDRDSGVIRIDGRLRQQANVGIDDRVQVERADVKPAKTVSIALPQNLRIGGNVGTYIRDKLSGQPVTKGQSIQLPLGFGFMTSSNQSVPVKVASTQPQGTVVITDSTEVQISQKPAEEIHGSGEDGSGEGPSVTYEDIGGLDRELEQVREMIELPMRHPQIFKRLGIEPPKGVLLHGPPGTGKTLIAKAVANEIDASFHTISGPEIMSKYYGESEEQLREIFEEAEESAPAIVFIDEIDSIAPKRGEAGGDVERRVVAQLLSLMDGLDERGEVVVIGATNRVDAIDPALRRGGRFDREIEIGVPDREGRKEILQVHTRSMPTAEDVDLDEYADITHGFVGADVESLAKEAAMNALRRIRPQLDLDSDEIDTEVLESLEVRDDDFKDAKKGIEPSALREVFVEVPDVTWEDVGGLEGTKERLRETIQWPLEYPEVFEQMDMQSAKGVMLYGPPGTGKTLLAKAVANESESNFISVKGPELLNKYVGESEKGVREIFKKARENAPTVVFFDEIDSIATERGRNSGDSGVSERVVSQLLTELDGLESLEDVVVIATSNRPDLIDSALLRPGRLDRHVHVPVPDEEARRAIFNVHTEHKPLADDVDLDKLARKTEGYVGADIEAVCREASMAASREFIRSVSREEVTESIGNVRVTMDHFETALDEVPPSVTEETRRRYEEIEERFQKSDVEREPEGEVSRTFQ
- the bcp gene encoding thioredoxin-dependent thiol peroxidase: MLSVGDEAPDFELENQDGETVSLSQFEDEYVVVYFYPRANTPGCTTEACEFRDAYDEFEDRGVAVLGISDDPVSDLKAFENDHDLPFPLLSDEDGSVASAYDSYGEKNMFGDTFDGVFRNTYVVAPDGKIAFAYEGVSPEGHAEQILSDLDEAGA
- the priS gene encoding DNA primase small subunit PriS — its product is MEARTREYLEGRFGDYYRRARVSLPPASERREWGYIPWSAGGTTMVRHQSILDLGDVSDFLARTAPRHVYFSSARFDDPGAGTMEEKGWRSADLVFDLDADHLPGVDPETTPYADMLAACKEDLLKLLDFLEDDFEFRETQVVFSGGRGYHVHVRDESVRGLDSEARREIVDYVRAIDLDVEGLIGTESNRGTTRRVLRRRGGWGARVHDRLLTLAADLREMDEASALERLQELQGIGEGRAQTILGQIHGNFDAIREGNVEAGGPGTRILVDALAREAVEAETAPIDEPVTTDTKRLIRLPGSLHGGSSLRVKALDRDEIDGFEPLEDAVVDRFRGNDIDVRVTDPGPVEFDGDSFTLSEGDQSVEECLGVFLMARGRAEKIR
- a CDS encoding extracellular solute-binding protein; the protein is MKAAGGSGVAVGLAGCISSTNGGGEGNGGGSTDSGTETAIDTGEVTEDITVQIAGDSRMSDNIQGIREILHNQGGLADNITVEVIAGSQVTNNRQNQYQQWLGSGREEPTLLLMDSGWTIPFIARNQIQNLSEALPDDMVSTVENEYFQASVNTAQGENGDLYGIPMFPDFPTMQYRKDLLRNAGYGDSDFETWATESMSWEQFSKVTKEAMNANSDTQYGYTFQASVYEGLSCCDFNEFMTSYGGAYFGNPEENLFGPIGDRPVTVDEQPVIDSIKMVRTFINGEDDEHALDGITGNIAPEAVLQWTEEPSRKPFTGGDAIMHRNWPYSITINGAEDVFGEDLGVMPIPYGVTADEAQYPMTGGPVAALGGWHMAMNPNAPSKKKQAGVQVLRALMQPDAALANFGLQGWIPPRPSLLDSQEASEVDVIGRYTQQLKVAGENAIPRPVTVVWPQQSSQIATEVNAAYAQEKAPEKAMSDLKSTLQQIENSQ